The genomic stretch GTTTTTGTGTTGAAGGATCAAAACGTGCTCTTGTATATGAGTTTATGCCTAATGGTTCTCTgaataaatacatatttttgcCAGAAGTGAGTACACTCCTAAGCTATGATAAAATGTATGATATAGCTTTAGGAGTGGCTCGTGGGATTGAATATCTACATCAAGGATGTGACATGCAGATTTTACATTTTGATATCAAGCCTCACAATATTCTTCTTGATGAGAATTTTACTCCCAAAGTTTCTGATTTTGGCCTAGCAAAATTGTATCCAATAAATGGAAGCATTGTTTCCTTGACTGCTGCAAGAGGAACGTTAGGATACATGGCCCCTGAATTGTTTTACAAAAATATTGGAGGCATTTCATACAAAgctgatgtttatagttttggaatGTTACTAATGGAAATGGCAGGTAGAAGAAAGAACTTAAATGCATTTGCAGAACACTCGAGCCAAATATACTTCCCTACTTGGGTTTATGACCAATTGAATGATGGAAACGACATAGAAGCGGAAGACGCCACAGAGGAGGAAAGGAAAATAGGCAAGAAGATGATCCTTGTCGCCTTATGGTGCATACAAATGAAGCCTAGTGATCGTCCTTCAATGAACAAAGTCGTACATATGCTTGAAGGAGAAGTTGAATTCTTACAAATGCCTTCCAAGCCTTTCATGTCATCACTAGAGAGAATCATAACAGGTAGTGAAGAGAACTCGAATCAATCAAATGAATCAAGTCAATCATCTCAATTTTAGATGTAAattaatttaagtctttcatTAATTTAGTACATTTCCACTAAAGGAGGCAATTagttttctcatatatatttgataGTGCAAAGATACTTGATATTTATATGCAACAAATAAGAGTTTGTTTGATTTAGTACTTTGCAATGctcgtttctattttctcatacTTAACCAATGAATTGAGTTTTAAGTTTGAGAAGATATGTTGttattcttctttctctacTTGTAACCCTTTGTGAATTTGGCATATTGGATAGGACCAATCCTTGTCATTTAGAGATAATATTGTTGACATccataaacttttatttttgaatgtACTGGAAGCCAACAAACAATTTGAGGAGctgttttttaatagttttggaAGCATAGAATGTTAAAATAACAGTTAAATATTTAAAGTCACCCTAGAAAGCTTTGGGTACGTCTAATGTGTGCATTGCCACATATGCATTGAT from Corylus avellana chromosome ca1, CavTom2PMs-1.0 encodes the following:
- the LOC132186771 gene encoding rust resistance kinase Lr10-like isoform X1, with the translated sequence MLSFNSIFPNTDLILFFVQTVSGRQQYVLKYDKGLTIKLLKFMTIDYGLFQAVKMILGAPCVIVFLIYKWRRRHLSMYDIIEKFLQSHNNLMPIRYSYSEVRKMTKGFKDKLGEGGYGTVYKGTLRSGRLVAIKMLSMSKTNGQDFMNEVATIGRIHHVNVVQLIGFCVEGSKRALVYEFMPNGSLNKYIFLPEVSTLLSYDKMYDIALGVARGIEYLHQGCDMQILHFDIKPHNILLDENFTPKVSDFGLAKLYPINGSIVSLTAARGTLGYMAPELFYKNIGGISYKADVYSFGMLLMEMAGRRKNLNAFAEHSSQIYFPTWVYDQLNDGNDIEAEDATEEERKIGKKMILVALWCIQMKPSDRPSMNKVVHMLEGEVEFLQMPSKPFMSSLERIITGSEENSNQSNESSQSSQF
- the LOC132186771 gene encoding rust resistance kinase Lr10-like isoform X2; the protein is MYDKVSGRQQYVLKYDKGLTIKLLKFMTIDYGLFQAVKMILGAPCVIVFLIYKWRRRHLSMYDIIEKFLQSHNNLMPIRYSYSEVRKMTKGFKDKLGEGGYGTVYKGTLRSGRLVAIKMLSMSKTNGQDFMNEVATIGRIHHVNVVQLIGFCVEGSKRALVYEFMPNGSLNKYIFLPEVSTLLSYDKMYDIALGVARGIEYLHQGCDMQILHFDIKPHNILLDENFTPKVSDFGLAKLYPINGSIVSLTAARGTLGYMAPELFYKNIGGISYKADVYSFGMLLMEMAGRRKNLNAFAEHSSQIYFPTWVYDQLNDGNDIEAEDATEEERKIGKKMILVALWCIQMKPSDRPSMNKVVHMLEGEVEFLQMPSKPFMSSLERIITGSEENSNQSNESSQSSQF